Proteins from a genomic interval of Rosa chinensis cultivar Old Blush chromosome 2, RchiOBHm-V2, whole genome shotgun sequence:
- the LOC112185992 gene encoding proline-rich protein 36, translated as MANDKSKHEDNPPGSPSLLQWFEEIEKNEAAKFGGPVNSSTSVGADDITMPDPLVPLFLFPGTDGMSNPYAKQMPLTDLNLMNDLTPFSNSQNPVPDDGSVYGKGLMPILPITDSDFLCCEGNTDFGYSMIPHNVVNASSKVCEFQKPYVDRELVSGVGSAAALNSIQQDGELDSDISRPQLIDNFTGDGGSTPMSWSTLDDVEIVINNNLLISGGQEDHPERLDWSCLTLGIGCQSNDLSGRNVGYDSERAVLPQSNIFHSQNANRSLHHFPEVAAGFSCVQNNMGQVEKRQQFLVPGNMNVYLGVEGNCDERSLYFDPNNGIQGYPAVPILPVGNSLERLPDSGLSKVNELPLSSCLNTSTCLPLSDQSQNHHMESGTRNAYLHNQSGKPFTSNEGIAAKVAERGLFPEEFRFSQLASNPYQPEVVSAVLSSTYHPGSVITGQELPTTKVNRAIQPPRAFVGTSVKRGAAEISACSYQAQPTFSGEEIPATKVSKTSQCSRAFVGTSVKRGAAETFTGTSHADPSKARRTQYSTGLTAEAPFLEVSSLQILSQDASFSSRDHTSPSLPHQAKSTPLNQPQSQTRSALPPEVKGLPSLTRNAPSLQLQAKSAPSLPPFPQTASSLAPEVRSIPSLSSLSQTSPSLPLQAKSTPLLPFLFQTTSSLAPQVKGISSLPSLSQTAPSIQTQAKSIPSLPPTTSSIPTKTRRNVLLRHQSQTAHSLLPQAKTTTSLPLPYLTVPSLLPITSTTSPPTLSQNGPSYPPQPQNASPLPSQKTTGRPLPPKSLRGSSLPQKPRTALPPRSHIPSSLSSKFSAPPPIPPQSQTASPVPRKYIAPPFSPQTTLPVTQKVNAPPLPPQHQTDPVLHIKWNAADETQLIGHKCLICKRDLAFTPDGPVSVPPIAPVVAVLPCGHTFHDHCLQLITPEDENKSPPCIPCAIGES; from the exons ATGGCAAATGATAAGTCGAAGCATGAAGACAACCCGCCTGGATCTCCTTCACTATTACAATGgtttgaagaaattgaaaagaatgAAGCTGCTAAGTTCGGGGGGCCTGTTAACAGTAGTACTTCTGTTGGAGCTGATGATATAACCATGCCAGATCCGCTAGTGccattatttctttttcctggGACAGATGGAATGTCTAACCCTTACGCTAAGCAAATGCCACTGACTGATCTTAATTTGATGAATGATCTCACTCCATTCAGTAACTCTCAGAATCCTGTCCCTGACGATGGTTCGGTATATGGGAAGGGTCTTATGCCAATCCTACCAATCACAGATTCAGATTTTCTCTGTTGCGAAGGGAACACTGACTTTGGTTATTCAATGATTCCTCATAATGTGGTCAATGCTTCCTCCAAAGTCTGCGAGTTTCAAAAGCCTTATGTTGATAGGGAATTGGTATCTGGTGTAGGTTCTGCTGCAGCCTTAAATAGTATTCAGCAGGATGGAGAGTTAGATAGTGATATAAGCAGGCCTCAGCTAATTGATAACTTCACTGGTGATGGAGGTAGCACCCCTATGTCATGGTCCACATTAGATGATGTAGAAATTGTGATAAATAACAATCTCTTGATTAGTGGAGGTCAAGAGGACCATCCAGAAAGGCTTGACTGGAGTTGCCTAACCCTTGGAATTGGATGCCAGTCAAATGATTTATCAGGAAGAAATGTTGGTTATGATTCTGAAAGGGCTGTCCTTCCTCAGTCGAACATATTTCACAGTCAAAACGCCAACAGAAGTTTGCATCATTTCCCTGAAGTAGCTGCTGGTTTTTCTTGCGTTCAGAACAAT ATGGGGCAAGTTGAGAAGCGGCAACAATTTCTTGTGCCGGGAAACATGAATGTCTATCTTGGAGTTGAAGGGAACTGCGATGAAAGATCTTTATATTTTGATCCTAATAACGGTATTCAGGGCTACCCAGCTGTGCCTATTCTACCAGTTGGTAATAGCCTAGAGAGGCTGCCTGATTCTGGACTGAGCAAGGTGAATGAGTTGCCGTTGTCATCTTGTCTGAATACGAGTACTTGTCTACCACTGTCTGACCAATCACAAAATCATCATATGGAATCAGGCACAAGAAATGCTTACTTGCACAATCAATCCG GGAAGCCTTTCACATCTAATGAGGGTATTGCTGCAAAAGTTGCTGAAAGAGGTCTTTTTCCAGAAGAATTCAGGTTCAGCCAGCTAGCTA GTAATCCTTATCAACCTGAAGTCGTTAGTGCTGTTCTTTCTTCTACATACCATCCTGGATCTGTGATAACCG GTCAAGAACTTCCAACTACCAAAGTTAATAGAGCTATTCAACCTCCTAGAGCTTTTGTTGGAACATCTGTTAAGAGGGGTGCAGCTGAAATCTCAGCATGTAGTTACCAAGCTCAACCCACATTTTCAGGTGAAGAAATTCCAGCTACCAAAGTTAGTAAGACTTCTCAGTGTTCGAGGGCTTTTGTTGGAACATCTGTTAAGAGGGGTGCAGCAGAAACATTCACAGGTACTTCCCATGCTGATCCCAGCAAGGCAAGAAGAACTCAATATTCCACCGGTCTAACTGCAGAAGCTCCATTCCTGGAAGTTTCTTCACTCCAAATCTTATCCCAGGATGCTTCTTTCTCAAGTCGAGATCATACTTCTCCATCTCTCCCACATCAGGCCAAAAGCACACCACTGAACCAGCCCCAATCCCAGACCAGGTCTGCTCTTCCGCCCGAAGTCAAAGGTCTCCCATCCCTGACCCGGAATGCTCCCTCTCTCCAACTCCAAGCCAAGAGTGCTCCATCATTGCCTCCTTTTCCCCAGACCGCCTCATCTCTCGCACCCGAAGTCAGAAGTATTCCATCACTGTCATCGCTATCCCAGACTTCACCCTCTCTCCCACTCCAAGCTAAAAGTACTCCATTACTCCCATTCCTGTTCCAGACTACTTCATCTCTCGCACCTCAAGTCAAAGGCATTTCATCACTTCCATCCCTATCCCAGACTGCTCCTTCTATCCAAACCCAAGCCAAGAGTATACCCTCATTACCACCCACAACCTCTTCTATACCAACCAAAACCAGAAGGAATGTATTACTTCGACACCAATCCCAGACGGCTCACTCTCTCCTACCCCAAGCCAAAACTACTACATCACTCCCGCTTCCATATTTGACGGTTCCATCTCTTTTACCCATCACCAGTACTACATCACCCCCAACCTTATCCCAGAATGGTCCCTCTTACCCACCTCAGCCTCAAAATGCTTCTCCACTTCCATCACAAAAGACAACTGGCCGACCACTGCCACCAAAATCCTTGAGAGGTTCATCTCTTCCCCAAAAACCTCGGACTGCTTTGCCACCCAGGTCTCATATTCCTTCATCACTGTCATCAAAATTTAGTGCTCCACCACCAATCCCACCCCAATCTCAGACTGCTTCCCCAGTTCCACGGAAATATATAGCTCCACCTTTCTCACCCCAGACTACTCTACCAGTCACACAAAAAGTTAATGCTCCACCTCTGCCACCTCAACACCAGACTGATCCAGTACTCCATATAAAATGGAATG